Part of the Janibacter endophyticus genome is shown below.
TGGCTCGTCGCCGTCGTCCCCTCCCTCGTCGTCGCCCTGGCCGGTGCCTCCCAGCACGAGCCGCTGGCGGCCGCGGCCGCGGCGATGCTGCTCGCACCGGTCGGGCTGACGCTCGGCGTGGTCGACACGGACGTCCACCGCCTGCCCAACGTCCTCACGCTCCCCGCCGTCCCGGGCGTGCTCGTCCTGCTGCTCGTCGCGGCCGCAACGAGCGGGCAGTGGGTCGACTTGCGCCGGGCCACCCTCGCGATGCTCGTCGTGGGCGGTGCCTTCGTCCTCGTGAGCCTCGTCCTCGGGTCGCGCGGCATCGGCATGGGCGACGCGAAGCTCATGCTCAGCCTCGCCCCGCTGCTCGGCTGGCACGGGTGGGGGGCTGTCCTCGTCGGGGTCTACGCCGCCTTCCTCCTCGGCGGCGTCGTCGCGCTGGCGCTGCTCGTCAGCCGCCGGGCAGGCCGCGGC
Proteins encoded:
- a CDS encoding prepilin peptidase, which gives rise to MHLVLVAVVVAVAGTWWAHRWLADGRYRRPDEGGPLPRHGWLVAVVPSLVVALAGASQHEPLAAAAAAMLLAPVGLTLGVVDTDVHRLPNVLTLPAVPGVLVLLLVAAATSGQWVDLRRATLAMLVVGGAFVLVSLVLGSRGIGMGDAKLMLSLAPLLGWHGWGAVLVGVYAAFLLGGVVALALLVSRRAGRGSRLAFGPYLVAGAVIALLSGA